A genomic window from Nicotiana sylvestris chromosome 11, ASM39365v2, whole genome shotgun sequence includes:
- the LOC104218325 gene encoding uncharacterized protein: MASACVNKMGMSPEKFLDCSPAAKYHQSFGWLSPRMSFSREFQDDVVGDSSKVAAGAKHTSSSPHIEKKSSVKDKAEELDPEVSKDMVADFEFRLEDPVTMLPADELFSDGKLVPLHLSMVRPATTTISAGVRSPDTPQLRMRNEILISNADPYLFSPKAPRCTTRWRELLGLKKQQQHQNNNAKQETQRTSSLPSSTSAHKSLKNYFHRSSKSLSASLDSSLNLPLLQKDSDNESVSISSRLSLSSSSSGHDHDDLPRLSLDSDKPSNFSRNVMTNPRRVRLVKHRVSSSEAARVGRSPVRRQPAADSSSAVTTHARGVSVDSPRMNSSGKIVFHSLERSSSSPSTFNGGPRYKHRGMERSYSANVRVTPVLNVPVCSLRGSSKFGFPLFSSSSSSSQQKKEGTSSNSYNIRSRTDRIKE; this comes from the coding sequence ATGGCTTCAGCTTGCGTAAACAAAATGGGTATGTCGCCGGAGAAGTTTCTAGATTGTTCTCCGGCTGCGAAATACCACCAGTCCTTTGGTTGGCTAAGTCCAAGAATGTCATTCAGTAGGGAGTTTCAGGACGACGTTGTCGGCGACTCTTCCAAGGTTGCTGCCGGAGCAAAGCACACTTCTTCTTCACCACATATTGAGAAGAAGAGTAGTGTTAAAGATAAGGCAGAGGAATTAGATCCAGAAGTTTCCAAAGATATGGTAGCTGATTTCGAGTTTCGACTTGAAGATCCGGTGACTATGCTGCCAGCCGACGAGCTCTTCTCCGATGGGAAGCTCGTGCCGCTGCATCTCTCCATGGTCCGTCCGGCCACCACCACTATTTCCGCCGGAGTTAGATCGCCGGATACACCTCAGCTTAGAATGAGAAATGAGATTTTGATTTCGAATGCGGATCCGTACTTGTTCTCTCCTAAGGCGCCGAGGTGTACTACGCGGTGGAGGGAGCTTTTAGGGTTGAAGAAACAGCAGCAGCATCAAAACAACAACGCTAAGCAAGAAACACAGAGAACGTCTTCATTACCTAGCAGTACTAGTGCTCATAAATCCTTGAAAAATTATTTTCATCGCAGCTCTAAATCCTTAAGTGCTTCTTTAGACTCGTCTCTTAACCTTCCGTTGCTGCAAAAAGACTCCGATAACGAGTCCGTTTCAATTTCTTCTAGATTATCACTTTCGTCCTCCTCTTCAGGCCATGACCACGATGATCTTCCTAGGCTTTCCCTCGATTCGGATAAACCAAGCAATTTCTCTCGAAATGTAATGACTAATCCTCGCAGGGTACGATTGGTGAAGCATAGGGTATCATCGTCTGAAGCCGCGAGAGTGGGCCGAAGCCCGGTTCGCAGACAACCGGCCGCAGACTCTAGTAGTGCTGTTACAACCCATGCCAGAGGAGTCTCTGTTGATAGTCCTCGCATGAACTCGTCGGGGAAGATTGTATTCCACAGCCTAGAGAGAAGCTCAAGCAGTCCCAGCACCTTTAATGGTGGGCCTAGGTATAAGCACAGAGGAATGGAGAGATCTTATTCAGCTAATGTCCGTGTTACTCCTGTTCTCAATGTTCCAGTTTGTTCCTTAAGAGGGTCTTCAAAATTTggatttcctttgttttcttcttcatcctcatcatcccAACAGAAGAAAGAAGGCACAAGTTCTAATTCCTATAACATCAGGTCCAGAACAGATCGCATTAAGGAATGA